The Salvelinus alpinus chromosome 3, SLU_Salpinus.1, whole genome shotgun sequence genome segment TGTCTTGGCCACCTTGTCTCCACCACCTCCTTGGATCCCCTCGCTAGCAGCCCCGGGGTGCCTGGGAAAGGCACCAACAGcggccccagctccagcccccacCCCAGGCCTCCAAATGACAAGTTTCTGCCTGGGGGTCTCCGTGTTGCTGGGCGCGTAACCTGGCAGGTTGGTGAGTGGGTGGAAGGTGGAGGTGAGGCGTGGCTGCCTGCTTCCCCCTCCCCCATAGCTTCCCCCAGCTCCTCCCACCCCGGGGGCCCCTCCCCCATTCAGGGACATTCCTCTGGGATTGGCCACAGTCAGACTCACGctgtgggtggtggtgtgtgaCATCATGCCGCCATAGTAGCAGCTGCCCCCGCCCCCACTGCTGGTCACCCGGGTCTTCTGTTTGAGGTCCAGGGCCAGGCTCCGCCGTAGCCATGCCTTCTTTACCTCCGCCTGCACCTGGGAAGACAGGTTTTAAAGTTGAATCTTATAAAAATCTGTTAAATTTTCTGACAAGCGAACACTTAGATATGCTCGTTTTCATAAATTCATAGATTGTTTGGAAATGACAgactaaggcatttgtgaaaattctatagcaataaaCAATGAGAAAGCGGCCgtgtgtttggacaattaataaaCACTGCTGTAAATAAAAccgaataaaaacatctgtctcatccaggaccggagtctacgcagacaggtgcaccataaccaatcagagctacagtagccctttatgcaaaaaaggtatttgccacacgggcctgccatcattcactttgaactggactgtgtgtttacaggcagtagtaACAGCACGACTTTAGATTATTAGAACGCATTCGGCAAAAGCCACAAAAATATGTAAATAtcacgggagtcctcttacatttgggaactttacagtcctattgatcaaacaaccatgaaaaggtaggctctctctccctctctccctgcctggctGTGGGGCACGCAGCCAGGCAGACAATTGCCTGTCAAGCATTGTTCAGGGCTTAAAACATCAACACAGCCACAGCGCTCCTTGATTAAGTGATTATTGTGCATCTGAACAAATTATTAGATGATGTGTGTAACTTTTGATTATATCTTCATCTCGACAAAACAATTTTTGTTATGTAGTGACTATGAGATAAGTCGTGACCTCGACATAACAAGGGGAAATGATTTTTTATTCATATGTCCTCTCTGGACTTCCGTAGATATTCAAAATGAGGTAGGTTGTTCTGCATTTACCTCCCCATTGCAGAAACAGTAGATGAATGCCACAAAGAATCCCTGAAAAGATAAAAGGGAAAAAGCCCAAGTTTAGAAAAAGGAAATACATTTAGTGCTGTTCAACATTTATGAACAGGATTTTTAGGATATAACATAAATCTGCCATCAATAGTCATCAACAGTTGATGGACAATAGCCTGCATAAATTTGGCAGATTAGCCCTTTTTCGTCATGAGttttgttctggaggcagctctgcagagtggtgtCTAGCTGACACAGCCACAAAAAAAcacactgctaaccataatgcctaaccctaacccttctttagggctaggccccttttttttctcaatttccgcctgaatgacgtgcccaaagtaaacagcCTGTTCCTCAGGCCCTGAAGTCAGGATatacatataattggtaccattggaaagaaaacactttgaagtttgaagaaatgttaaaataatgtaggagaatataacacaatagatatggtagaagaaaatccaaagaaaaaccaagcagaatttttttgttgttcagAGACTATCCTCTTAGAATGGCAAGTATAAGGTCAAATTGATAATTAGcgccctggatgcaattcctatggcttccacagggtgtcagcagtctatgttcaaggtttcaggcttgtaacttcaaaaacaaatacgaaatatcagttttagtacagggacacagtcttggaaattcgtgtttgcgtgtgccatgaagacaggacgcacctgctaaaacCAGTtacctattgaacatacttctttccataagaaatattatagtttgattacattttagggtatctgacgagtaaatagaaacatattttgactttttGAAACAAAGAATCGATTTtcacgagtggattactcaaatcgatggtgccaactaaacagactttctgggatataaagaaggattttatctaacaaaacaacactaaaTGTTATAGCTggaaccctttggatgacaaatcagaggaagattttcaaaaagtaagtgaatatttattcgctatttgtgaatttaaaTATTTTAATGTGGGGCGCCGTCGTCAAACAATCGCATGACATGTttttgctgtaatagctactgtaaatcggacagtgcagttaaattAACAAGAATATAAGCTTTTaactgatataagacacttatatgtacctaaatgtttataTCCATAATTTATGATTATTTAGTTTCACAGGAAGTTGTCGCGTTAGCGGGACGCCTATCCCaaattaaattaagaccaaatatCAAATGTTTGGTAttatgaatttttacaatatagccaattgtTATTTTTCAGCTGGCCTATCTATGGGGAAATccctcagttctgcctccaggacaagactcatgacaataaacgtcaacctgcgatcaaaacacaaaaaaatatatgtttttctctCAGGGAGTATTTGCCCTTTGGGGTGTCTGACCTGGGAAGAGTTGAAGAACATCTCGTAGTGCATCTGCACCTGCCACAACAGGCCCGTAACCTCAGTGTAGGGTAGAGCCATAAACACCATATAGTGCACTCCAAACAAGGGCATCAGGACAAGGGTGGATTTCAACAGCTTCCTGTGGACAGTAGCAGACACAATTTTACAGATAATATTACAGCATTATAATATGCTATTTATCTATGTTTGAATAAAGTGGCCTTGATTTAGAGAAACGTGAAGCTATGTAAGACAACATAGGATTTATCATCAAGACACAGCCATTGTATTCCCATACCATGCATGGTGATTTCTGATTTCAAATTATATTTTTCAAAACACACATTTACAGTCACGTGTCATGCAATCAGGAAAAACTAGCCTAGGCTCTATCGCAAGTGAAGAAATGGTGGGTTGTATCATATGCATAAAGCATGTATCCATTCATTTATCCATGCTATTACTAGTACAGTTTATTACAAGTGCATTACTAGTTGATTACTAGTCTATTGTCAGTCTTTTACTGTTTATTATTAGTCTAATGCAGTCCCTCACCTGTACTGCTGACGGGGGTCCAGTTTGCCTGTGTTGGTCTCCCACAGCTTAGAGGCCAACACTCGTATGATGTTGAGGAACAGGAAGAAGTTCACCTGTAGGAAGAGTTAGAAATACATGTAAGGTGTCCATATTAAGACAGCGTCAGAGTCACAAGGAGTTGGTGTAACAGTCATTCTGACTTCGGACACCGTATTCATGGTATAAAGTTGAAGATCAGCGGAAAGCGGGAGACATCCAATAAATAGTACCTTTCAGCTTTTGAGTTTATTTGTATTGTGTCAAATAAAACGTTTGATGTGAAATCAAGGACGCTATCAAACCATTAAAAAAAGGGACAAGAGACCAATGCTTGTGAAGTGCATGAGTCTAGGTGAAAAGGAAATATTTGCTTACTACAATGGCTGCAAGAATTGGGACTTGATAGATCCACTTCAGATTTCCCGCACTGATGTCCCAGCACCTGCAAATGTGTGTAGAATAGCTACTGTTAAGTGTGATTATTCACTTCAATGTGATGTACACACAATTATGTATAAAGGGACTCACTGTGTGTCTGCCAATGATGCTCGCGCACTGACCCAAATGGACACAAACACCGCAGGGACACCTATGAGAGAGGGAGGCAAGAGAGGGTGAAATAGATTAAATGTTGAATAATGTTGAAATCCCATCTGTGCTATCTTACATACACAACAACGGTGTCTTTCCAGGGGGTCTTTTCCAGTGgcagaaaaagtacccaattgttacACTTGAGTAAAAGGAAAGACACTttaaagaaaatgactcaagtaaaagtaaaagtcacccagtaaaatcctacctgaggaaaagtctaaaagtatttggttttaaatatacttatgtattaaaaataaatggaattgttcaaatatacttaagtatcaaaagtaaaaatcatttaaaattccttatattaaacaaaccagacggcaccattttctttgttttgtttaatttacggatagcaaagggcatgctccaacactcagacataatttgcaaacaaagcatgtgtttagtgagtccaccagatatttttgttattttgtatttaacctttatttaactaggcaacagatcagaggcagtagagatggcaagggatgttctcttgataagtgtgtgaattagactagtttcctgtcctgctaagcattcaaaatgtaacaagtacttttgggtgttaggGAAAATGTGTGAAGTAAAAAGACATAATTGACAtaattgtctttaggaatgtagtgaagtaaaagtaaaagtagtcaaaaatatgaatagtaaagttcagtacagatacctaaaaaaacaacttaagtagtacttaagtattttttactCAAGTAATTTACACCACTGGTCTTTTCCTGCAGGTGCACTACTCACATAATCTGATCTCGCAACACATGGAGGAGTGTTTAAAGAGGCAATCTGTGGCTACTTTTAAACCCTTTTTTGGATTTTTAGAttaatgatatacagtggggagaacaagtatttgatacactgccgattttgcaagttttcctacttacaaagcatgtagaggtctgtcatttttatcataggtacacttcaactgtgagagacggaatctaaaacaaaaatccagaaaatcacattgtatgatttttaagtaaataatttgcattttattgcatgacataagtatttgatcacctaccaatcagtaagaattccggctctcacagacctgttagtttttctttaagaagccctcctgttcttcactcattacctgtattaactgcacctgtttgaactcgttacctgtatgaaagacacctgtccacacactcaatcaaacagactccaacctctccacaatggccaagaccagagagctgtgtaaggacatcagggatacaattgtagacctgcacaaggctgggatgggctacaggacaataggcaagcagcttggtgagaaggcaacaactgttggcgcaattattagaaaatggaagaagttcaagatgatggtcaatcaccctcggtctggggctccatgcaagatctcacctcgtggggcatcaatgatcatgaggaaggtgagggatcagcccagaactacacggcaggacctggtcaatgacctgaagagagctgggaccacagtctcaaagaaaaccattagtaacacaccatgccgtcatggattaaaatcctgcagcgcacgcaaggtccccctgctcaagccagcgcatgtccaggcccatctgaagtttgccaatgaccatctggatgatccagaggaggaatgggagaaggtcatgtggtctgatgagacaaaaatagagctttttggtctaaactccactcgccgtgtttggaggaagaagaaggatgagtacaaccccaagaacaccatcccaaccgtgaagcatggaggtggaaacatcattctttggggatgtttttctgcaaaggggacaggacgactgcaccgtattgaggggaggatggatggggccatgtatcgcgagatcttggccaacaacctccttccctcagtaagagcattgaagatgggtcgtggctggttcttccagcatgacaacgacccgaaacacacagccagggcaactaaggagtggctccgtaagaagcatctcaaggtcctggagtggcctagccagtctccagacctgaacccaatagaaaatctttggagggagctgaaagtccgtattgcccagcgacagccccgaaacctgaaggatctggagaaggtctgtatggaggagtgggccaaaatccctgctgcagtgtgtgcaaacctggtcaagaactacaggaaacgtatgatctctgtaattgcacacaaaggtttctgtaccaaatattaagttctgcttttctgatgtatcaaatacttatgtcatgcaataaaatgcaaattatttacttaaaaatcatacaatgtgattttctggatttttgttttagattccgtctctcacagttgaagtgtacctatgataaaaatgacagacctctacatgctttgtaagtaggaaaacctgcaaaatcggcagtgtatcaaatacttgttctccccactgtatacccaGTGGCGACCAGTCATTCAGGGCAgttgttttgagccccacatttttagcatTAACATGTTTTGCATGTtcttttggcattaatacatgtcacatatcagtttacaatgtaaaaataatatatatcattgagttaataaagctgcatacaaacagggtctcttttttgttttcttgagtaaggcagctccaaaatgcaggtgtttcagcctagcgcagtgctttctgtggtggtgaggCAAGCCAGtagaaaatacagagcgttgcgctgtgattggctcagtgtgtggccacagataaaattacgtcaaatcacgtcatatgcacagtagctttgattggactgatcatgtcaacatcatactttcacaatcttagctagcagtcatcatgttgaatcaagtcgacaatctactggcaaatccttttaaatccttgtcatatgaagagaaataatgaagagaaattatagataaaacatatcagtgctcatcggccattggacataaacatttcacaacaagttggaagtcgcaaattcaacaatgagtggtttggaaggaatcagtgacagtggctctGTGGTCCCAAATCTGCGATTAAGGGGttattttccaagtttaaaatgataaacatccaacattggccatgctgtcaatgaagcatgatttgtgccacgctcaaaacaactgttaactcgaaGGACTgccacgccaccttcctgttcaagtgagccaAGCACAACAATGTGAGTCCAAAAAAATATTGCTTGCTGcttcataaatgatgtaatatgccagggagatatgtatactgtaactAAGAAAGTAatgctaagtgtatgttgtgtagtaagatgttagtagcccatgtgcctcaccctaataatttggtatatttacccctcttaatttcgcctactgttctgactgttctactgtagtctataacctgttttagagaaatgtaatcatcaaatattataagagctttcattgtctgcttatatgccccctttatttatcctacggttctaacttggtgtacagggagagcactgtaagaacggcccatgttctgaattctgttgttGTACATTTCAGAAGTGCTAAACAGATTGTTATATTGACCAATATAACAGTCCTAGCTCGGtcattgtcttaatcgaaattatggattgcctcttatgcgcttgtcgtccccttatgccatagtttgtacatctcaattgtcattagaaaccacatttgtttaagcaagtcagccatatcagctatgttttttttaaagacagtaaatgaggctgaatgaacggttttgctgccagacaaggctctgctgatagccaggtttaacagtggtaagatgttgggactgctgttggaacAGCTTTATGTAGACCCTAACAGTTTCTGGGCACCGTTTgccactgttatagtgcaattaatgtattgtttactgttgtgttgtgtagtggctttgctggcatgcattcccctttttagattttttgccccaccaacatttacatgctaaaatcgccactgtatatacccattgattcttgaagaatatcacTAATAAATGCCTCATTAGTTTAGTAAACAATGTAAATTTGGAACAAACACTGTATTGCCTCAAGACAtgattaaaactataattttgaaatCATGGACGGCCAGTCCTTAGTATGGCCTGTCCTTGCAGCCTTAGCTCTGTCTATgattttgagagtggttacatttctccagccccatccccagcTGTTTACTGAAACAGTGATGGGGTgcacgctttgttattgttttgtgCTGCAGATTGCCACTTTAACGCCTCAGGAACCCAATTCATACGATATATCAATCTTCTGAAATGGCTACAAAAAATACAACTCGAAACGTCAATGGGCTGAATCACTGGTCTACACGTGTAGAAAAAAAGGTACCATAAAACCTTAAAGGATTCTTTGGCAATCCCTGGAGAACCATTATTTGGTTCCatagtagaaccctttttggttctagaacCTTCTTAGGTTCAAGGTAGAACCGTTTCATCATAAAGAGTTTTTTGAGGGTACCTCGTTAGGTGCAATGGTCCTACCTGGAACCAGAAAGTTGTATCCTGCAGGGAGTGTAGAAAAACTCACCCCAGCCGATGATGGTGAGCGCCCACAGGTAGTTCTTGTCTGAGAGGAAGGCCATGAAGATGAGGCTGTGCAGGTACAGCCCCTCCACCAGGATCCAGTAGTGATTGGTCGCCAGGAAATACAGGAAAAGAGTAACGGCCACCTTACAGCCCACCTATAGGGTGACAGAGAGATGTTCATATAGTTAATAAGGGACTTGGGACATTCAACATATCATCAGATAATGGTTCCAATGGATCAATGGGTTAGAGTAGGTGGGGAAAACTACGGTTTCAATCCGTAGCTTAAACTACGGATTGGACCTATATATTTTCCAATAACTGCCCTTTTTCTGCCCCCCTGGGATAGAGCACGGTGTAAGGAACATCGAATTGTGGGATTGAATCCCACATGGGCCACATATACTGAATGTTTGTGTCACTGTCAATGTTGACATTTCTGTAATTAACTTTGGATAAAATCCTCTGCTAAATGAATATCTTATTTTTACTTGACATTTTCAGAGACATCAAGACTTGGGAGGAGTTTCATCACAGGGCCTATCACCAAGGGCAACTGAACACAAAAACCAACATCTCTAGTTGAAAACTGTGTCATCGATTTtggtcagaaacatttattccagTGCCAAAACTGACAAAAAAGTGTAAGTAGGATaactttggtcataaagtcaatATATTCCAAAACAGAGTTTTGTGTGAGATTAGTGTAAATGAGATCGCAACAACTTACTTGAGGGCTGGGTTTTGATTTTGATCATTCCCACTTGCCCACTAACAGGATGGTAACGCCTAGGGAGAATTGTCATGCACGGAGTTTGCACACTATCCAATCGTACGGCAGAacctacagacagtgagacagacctgcccacATTACGCAGCGCCTCAGACTTGTTTAGATAAGACAACACATTGCCAATGTTATGTTAAAAGAACACTTGGTCCCTAAGCCCTTGATGGAGTGGCCACTGCTGATGTGTTTGATAGTGACCACTCAAGTCTACCACTGTTTTAGGAAAAATGAGAATTGAGACAATGCGCATCCCGACTGCCACTTGTCAATATTTCTCAATTCAAAACCTATTGGCGAGCATCCAATTTGGATATAAATgacctcaaattaaagctgaaagtCTGCACTTTCAGCTCATATTCATTATTTAATTTCAACTCCAATATGCTGTGGTAGACagctaaaataataataacttggtcaatgtccaaatatttatggacctgactgtatacaagggggtaccggtaccaagtcaatgtgcgggggttcaggttagtcgaggtaatttgtacatgtagttaagggtaaagtgactgtgtagataataaacagcaagtagcagcactGTAAAAAAACAATgcgggggggggtcaatgcaaatagtctgggtagccatttgattaaatgttcagcagtcttatggcttgggggtagaaggtgttaaggagccttttggacctagacttggcactctggtacagcttgcagtgctgtagcagagagaacagtctacgacttgggtgactggagtctttgacaattttttgggccttcctctgacaccgcctagtatataggtcctggatggcaggaagcttggccccagtgatgtactgggcagtacgcactaccctctgtagcgctttacagtcggatgctgagcagttgccataccaggcggtgatgcaaccagtcaggatgctctcgatggtgcagctgtagaacttttttaggatctggggacccatgccaaatcttttcagtctcctgaagggaaaaggtgttgtcgtgccctcttcaagacattcttggtgtgttttgaccatgatagtttgttggtgatgtggacaccaaggaatttgaaactGTCACccgctccactatagccccgtcgatgtgaatgggggcgtgttcggccctccttttcctgtaggccacgatcatctcctttgtcttgctcatgttgagggagaggttgttgtcctggcaccacacataaaaggcatttagctcatctggtaggctcgtgttactgggcagcttgcggctgggtttacctttgtagtccgtaatagtttgaaagccctgtcacatccaacgagtgtcagagccggtgtagtaggattcaatcttagtcctgtattgacactttgacAGTTTGattgttcgtctgagggcatagcgggatttcttataagcgtctggattagtgtcccgctacttgaaagcggcagctctagcctttagctcggtgtggattttgcctgtaattcatagcttctggttgggatatgtacgtacggtcactgtggggaccacatcattgatgcacttattgatgaagccagtgactgaggtggtatactccttaatgccattggatgaatcgcggaacatattccagtctttgctagcaaaacagtcctgtagcgtagcatccgcgtcatctgaccattccgtattgagcgagtcactggtacttcttgctttagtttttgcttataagcaggaatcgggaggatagaattatggtcagattttcaaaaaggagggcgagggagagctttgtacgcatctgtgtggagtaaatgtggtctatggtgattcaagagggacaaacaacaATAGCAAACATAACGCACCCACATCGAACCACATTTCTTAATGAGCAGCAGAAAAGCCCAGGGAAAATCTGTGAGTTCAGCAACACTTTAAGAAAAATTCTATGTATTATTCTATGTAAAATTCTTCCTCCTATATGTGCAGGTGTGGGGGTACTACTTATATCTTACTGTTAACTGTTGTTTGTTTCCTACTGTATTTTTCTATGtggtttatgtatgtgtgagcTGTGGGAAGATGTTCCTCGTGTAGGACAATAAACTTCAATCTAATCTAATTTTCGTCAGTACAGAAGTGCACAGTACCATATGGGGTCTCTCTGCCAATTCCTCTGCTTCAGTCTTTCCGTCGTCAGACATGGCATAGAGGACAGCATCCTTCACAAAGATACTGATGGCCCGAAACACAAAGGAGGTGAAGAGGTGAATGTGGATGTAGTTCCGTGTACAGTGGAGACGCctgaagggaagagagagagagcgagagcgagagatagtAATGTTTGCAATGCTTCTTTCACTAAATCaaacaacagctcaaataaacgtTTCTCATAGTAACCATCCAGAacatgtgaaacaaacaagaaaaacgAATCCTCCAAAACGACCCACTGAAGACACATCAGATCTCAGCCGTCTGATAACCTTGTTGAGAAGTAATTCCAGTGCAGATTACAATAGGTTCAGAGGCCCCAACAGCTACCTATGAGGCCTACACTTGCCACATGCTCACCACATGAATAACAGATAGGTATCTTAGTGTgcattgttaaattatgagcctacttggtttagccacagaaaaagggagcaaccttcccgctagccatgattggctgagataatgagtgggctagacatgccgagagatgagtttggattggtctgccatgtagcgggcttctgtctatttgagatggtcagtatgtgttggtaatcctgtctaacgcggcTTTTTTATGTATcacgtagtaaaactgcataagtgttgctctccactttctaaTTCCACTGAACCGAgttcagtggaattagagtatgctaaggagatggagaaaacacctgtctccggattacatcttcaaactaaggacaACCATGGCACCCGTGACAGGAGATGCGTCCATCTATGATGTACACAGGTAAGAAAGTAGTTTCATCtcaagttaaagtgtaccg includes the following:
- the pth3r gene encoding parathyroid hormone 3 receptor encodes the protein MVSVGRIRIVLCCVLMNVSAVIDSDDVITRDEQIYLLIGPRAKCERIIHSQLAIVKEDDCVPEWDGIICWPRGKPSQLVSVLCPEYIYDFNHRGQAYRQCDASGNWEQVPSINRTWANYTECTTYLLSSHRSQEEEVFERLHLMYTIGYSISLVSLLVAVSILCYFKRLHCTRNYIHIHLFTSFVFRAISIFVKDAVLYAMSDDGKTEAEELAERPHMVGCKVAVTLFLYFLATNHYWILVEGLYLHSLIFMAFLSDKNYLWALTIIGWGVPAVFVSIWVSARASLADTQCWDISAGNLKWIYQVPILAAIVVNFFLFLNIIRVLASKLWETNTGKLDPRQQYRKLLKSTLVLMPLFGVHYMVFMALPYTEVTGLLWQVQMHYEMFFNSSQGFFVAFIYCFCNGEVQAEVKKAWLRRSLALDLKQKTRVTSSGGGGSCYYGGMMSHTTTHSVSLTVANPRGMSLNGGGAPGVGGAGGSYGGGGSRQPRLTSTFHPLTNLPGYAPSNTETPRQKLVIWRPGVGAGAGAAVGAFPRHPGAASEGIQGGGGDKVAKTETAVSVPQRLGDEDPCCSLSLKELETIL